In the Brucella anthropi ATCC 49188 genome, one interval contains:
- a CDS encoding YggS family pyridoxal phosphate-dependent enzyme, whose product MSDIVANLNTVKAAIANAEEEAQRDKASVTLVAVSKTFDAEEIRPVLDAGQRVFGENRVQEAQAKWPGLRDDYSGIELHLIGPLQSNKAADAVALFDVIETVDREKIAAALAVEIKKQNKAPKLYVQVNTGLEEQKAGIAPKEAVAFVERCRKEHGLAIEGLMCIPPADENPGPHFALLEKLAREAQVEKLSMGMSGDYETAIGFGATSVRVGSAIFGGRSYANPT is encoded by the coding sequence ATGTCAGATATCGTAGCGAACCTGAACACGGTCAAGGCCGCAATCGCCAATGCCGAAGAGGAAGCACAGCGCGACAAGGCTTCCGTGACGCTCGTCGCCGTATCGAAAACCTTCGATGCCGAAGAAATTCGCCCGGTCCTCGACGCAGGCCAGCGCGTCTTCGGTGAAAACCGCGTGCAGGAAGCACAAGCCAAATGGCCTGGACTGCGCGACGATTATTCCGGCATCGAACTGCATCTCATCGGCCCGCTGCAATCCAACAAGGCCGCCGATGCCGTCGCCCTCTTCGATGTCATCGAAACCGTCGACCGCGAAAAGATCGCCGCAGCTCTCGCTGTCGAGATCAAAAAGCAGAACAAGGCCCCAAAGCTCTACGTGCAGGTGAATACCGGACTTGAAGAACAGAAAGCCGGCATTGCGCCGAAGGAAGCCGTCGCCTTTGTCGAGCGCTGCCGCAAGGAACACGGCCTCGCCATCGAGGGGCTGATGTGCATCCCGCCTGCGGATGAAAATCCGGGGCCGCATTTCGCGCTTCTGGAAAAGCTCGCCCGCGAGGCACAGGTCGAAAAGCTCTCCATGGGCATGTCGGGCGATTATGAAACCGCCATCGGTTTCGGCGCGACATCGGTGCGTGTCGGCTCGGCCATCTTCGGCGGACGGAGCTATGCCAACCCCACCTGA
- the purH gene encoding bifunctional phosphoribosylaminoimidazolecarboxamide formyltransferase/IMP cyclohydrolase: MAVSSKHIPAPDLHRVRRALLSVSDKTGLIDFAKALHAQGVEILSTGGTAKSIAAEGIPVKDVSEVTGFPEIMDGRVKTLHPAVHGGLLAVRNDREHVAAMEEHGIGGIDLAVINLYPFEEVRFKGGDYDTTVENIDIGGPAMIRASAKNHAYVATVVDPADYADVVAELEKHAGSLPLAFRKKLAAKAFSRTAAYDAAISNWFAEAINEETPVYRSVAGKLHSVMRYGENPHQTAGFYLTGEKRPGVATATQLQGKQLSYNNINDTDAAFELVAEFDPARTAAVAIIKHANPCGVAEAATIKEAYLKALACDPVSAFGGIVALNKTLDEEAAEEIVKIFTEVIIAPDATEGAQAIVAAKKNLRLLVTGGLPDPRAKGIAAKTVAGGLLVQSRDNGVVDDLDLKVVTKRAPTEAELNDMKFAFRVGKHVKSNAIVYVKDGATVGIGAGQMSRVDSARIAARKAEDAAEAAGLAEPLTKGCVVASDAFFPFADGLLSAVQAGATAVIQPGGSMRDDEVIAAADEHGIAMVMTGMRHFRH, translated from the coding sequence ATGGCTGTCAGCTCCAAGCATATTCCCGCTCCCGATCTTCATCGGGTGCGCCGCGCCCTCCTTTCCGTTTCCGACAAAACCGGCCTGATCGATTTCGCCAAAGCGCTTCACGCGCAAGGTGTCGAAATCCTTTCGACCGGCGGCACCGCCAAGTCGATTGCCGCTGAAGGCATTCCGGTGAAGGATGTATCCGAAGTAACCGGCTTCCCGGAAATCATGGACGGACGCGTCAAGACGCTGCATCCGGCAGTCCATGGCGGCCTGCTCGCCGTGCGCAACGATCGGGAACACGTCGCGGCCATGGAAGAACACGGCATCGGCGGCATCGATCTTGCCGTCATCAATCTCTATCCGTTCGAGGAAGTCCGCTTCAAGGGCGGCGACTACGACACGACCGTCGAAAACATCGACATTGGTGGCCCGGCTATGATCCGCGCTTCCGCCAAGAACCACGCCTATGTCGCAACGGTCGTCGATCCTGCCGATTATGCCGACGTCGTCGCTGAACTGGAAAAGCATGCGGGCTCCCTGCCGCTTGCCTTCCGCAAGAAGCTTGCCGCCAAGGCCTTCTCGCGCACGGCAGCCTATGACGCAGCCATTTCCAACTGGTTTGCCGAAGCGATCAACGAAGAAACTCCGGTCTATCGCTCGGTCGCAGGCAAGCTGCATTCCGTCATGCGCTACGGAGAAAACCCGCACCAGACGGCTGGCTTTTATCTCACTGGCGAGAAGCGCCCCGGTGTTGCCACCGCGACCCAGCTTCAGGGCAAGCAGCTCTCCTACAACAACATCAACGACACCGATGCGGCTTTCGAACTCGTCGCAGAATTCGATCCTGCCCGCACCGCAGCCGTCGCCATCATCAAGCACGCCAATCCTTGCGGCGTTGCAGAAGCAGCCACCATCAAGGAAGCTTATTTGAAGGCACTCGCCTGCGATCCGGTTTCGGCGTTCGGCGGTATTGTTGCGCTCAATAAAACGCTCGATGAGGAAGCCGCTGAAGAGATCGTAAAGATCTTCACCGAAGTCATTATCGCTCCGGATGCCACCGAAGGTGCACAGGCCATCGTTGCTGCCAAGAAGAACCTCCGTCTGCTCGTCACCGGCGGCCTGCCGGACCCGCGCGCCAAGGGCATCGCCGCCAAGACAGTCGCCGGTGGTTTGCTGGTCCAGTCGCGCGACAATGGTGTGGTCGACGATCTCGATCTCAAGGTCGTCACCAAGCGTGCGCCGACCGAAGCCGAACTCAACGATATGAAATTCGCCTTCCGCGTCGGCAAGCATGTGAAGTCGAACGCCATCGTCTATGTGAAGGACGGCGCAACGGTCGGCATCGGCGCAGGCCAGATGAGCCGCGTGGATTCAGCCCGCATCGCAGCCCGCAAGGCTGAAGACGCGGCAGAAGCCGCCGGTCTTGCAGAACCGCTCACCAAGGGCTGCGTGGTCGCTTCCGACGCGTTCTTCCCGTTTGCCGACGGTCTGCTTTCCGCCGTTCAGGCCGGTGCAACCGCGGTCATCCAGCCGGGAGGTTCCATGCGGGACGATGAAGTGATCGCCGCTGCCGACGAACATGGCATCGCCATGGTCATGACGGGGATGCGTCACTTCCGCCATTAG
- a CDS encoding usg protein, with the protein MTTSALNAKSAFELQLAGYGLTTAKVFYHLPDHPHLLQLFVWQDYDLAPDFPVLNHFIEFWNREIDGPLHSVSYTHFRLLGPSDWRNVQGEIVLH; encoded by the coding sequence ATGACGACGTCCGCTTTGAACGCAAAGTCAGCCTTCGAACTCCAGCTCGCCGGTTATGGTCTGACGACGGCGAAAGTTTTCTACCACTTGCCTGATCACCCGCATCTGCTGCAGCTTTTCGTCTGGCAGGATTATGACCTCGCGCCCGATTTTCCGGTGCTCAATCATTTCATCGAATTCTGGAATCGGGAAATCGACGGGCCGTTGCATTCGGTCAGCTATACGCATTTCCGGCTGCTTGGCCCCTCGGACTGGAGGAATGTGCAGGGCGAGATCGTCCTGCATTAG
- the acs gene encoding acetate--CoA ligase codes for MSEKLYPVLAEAKRNTLIDNATYLEWYQESVSDPDSFWAKHGRRIDWFKPFTKVKNTDFNGDVSIKWYEDGVTNVSYNCIDRHLKSRGDQVAIIWEGDNPYIDKKITYRELHENVCRLANVLKKHGVKKGDRVTIYLPMIPEAAYAMLACARIGAVHSVVFAGFSPEALAGRIVDCESTFVITADEGVRGGKPVPLKENTDTAIDIAAKQYVMVNKVLTVRRTGGKVSWGPGRDLWYHQEVASVEPTCDPEPMNAEDPLFILYTSGSTGKPKGVLHTTGGYLVYASMTHQYVFDYHDGDIYWCTADVGWVTGHSYIVYGPLANGATTLMFEGVPNFPDQGRFWEVVDKHHVNIFYTAPTAIRALMGAGDEFVTRSSRSTLRLLGSVGEPINPEAWEWYYNVVGDQRSPIVDTWWQTETGGILITPLPGATDLKPGSATRPFFGIKPELVDNEGAVIEGAVDGNLCIIDSWPGQMRTLYGDHKRFIEAYFSTYKGKYFTGDGCRRDEDGYYWITGRVDDVLNISGHRLGTAEIESALVSHHSVSEAAVVGYPHPIKGQGIYCYVTLMTGEAVQDEDALRKELTQHVRKEIGPIATPDKIQFSPGLPKTRSGKIMRRILRKIAEDEFGALGDTSTLADPGVVDDLIENRQNKK; via the coding sequence ATGTCGGAAAAGCTTTACCCGGTCCTTGCCGAGGCAAAGAGAAACACGCTCATCGACAACGCAACCTATCTCGAATGGTATCAGGAAAGCGTGAGCGACCCGGACAGCTTTTGGGCAAAGCACGGACGGCGCATCGACTGGTTCAAGCCCTTCACCAAGGTCAAGAACACCGATTTCAACGGCGACGTATCCATCAAATGGTATGAGGACGGCGTTACCAACGTTTCCTATAACTGTATCGACCGCCACCTGAAGAGCCGTGGTGATCAGGTTGCGATCATCTGGGAAGGCGACAATCCCTATATCGACAAGAAGATCACCTATCGCGAATTGCATGAGAATGTCTGCCGCCTCGCCAATGTGCTGAAGAAGCACGGCGTTAAGAAGGGCGACCGTGTCACGATCTATCTGCCGATGATCCCGGAAGCGGCTTATGCGATGCTGGCCTGCGCGCGCATCGGCGCTGTGCATTCCGTCGTCTTCGCCGGTTTCTCACCGGAAGCACTTGCCGGTCGTATCGTCGACTGCGAATCCACTTTCGTCATCACGGCCGACGAAGGCGTGCGCGGCGGCAAGCCGGTTCCGCTGAAGGAAAACACCGATACCGCCATCGACATTGCGGCCAAGCAATATGTCATGGTCAACAAGGTTCTCACCGTGCGCCGCACCGGCGGCAAGGTAAGCTGGGGACCGGGCCGCGATCTCTGGTATCATCAGGAAGTTGCTAGCGTCGAACCGACCTGCGACCCGGAACCGATGAATGCGGAAGACCCGCTCTTCATCCTCTACACCTCCGGCTCCACCGGCAAGCCGAAGGGCGTGCTGCACACAACCGGCGGCTATCTCGTCTATGCATCGATGACGCATCAATATGTCTTCGACTATCATGACGGCGACATCTACTGGTGCACGGCGGATGTGGGCTGGGTGACAGGTCACTCCTATATCGTCTACGGCCCGCTCGCCAACGGCGCGACGACATTGATGTTCGAGGGTGTGCCCAACTTCCCCGATCAGGGACGTTTCTGGGAAGTCGTCGACAAGCATCACGTCAATATCTTCTACACTGCGCCTACGGCCATCCGCGCCCTGATGGGCGCCGGCGATGAATTCGTCACCCGCTCGTCGCGTTCGACGCTGCGCCTGCTCGGTTCGGTTGGCGAGCCGATCAACCCGGAAGCCTGGGAATGGTATTACAACGTCGTTGGTGACCAGCGGTCGCCGATTGTCGATACATGGTGGCAGACGGAAACCGGCGGCATTCTCATCACCCCGCTGCCCGGCGCAACCGACCTCAAGCCAGGTTCGGCAACACGACCGTTCTTCGGCATCAAGCCGGAACTGGTCGATAATGAAGGCGCTGTCATTGAAGGTGCGGTGGACGGTAATCTCTGCATCATCGACAGCTGGCCGGGCCAGATGCGCACGCTTTACGGCGATCACAAGCGCTTCATCGAAGCCTACTTCTCGACCTATAAGGGCAAGTACTTCACCGGCGACGGCTGCCGTCGCGACGAAGACGGTTACTACTGGATCACAGGCCGCGTCGATGACGTGCTCAACATTTCCGGCCATCGCCTCGGCACGGCAGAAATCGAATCGGCACTCGTCTCGCATCACTCGGTTTCAGAAGCCGCTGTCGTGGGCTATCCGCATCCGATCAAGGGACAGGGCATCTATTGCTACGTCACGCTGATGACCGGCGAAGCAGTTCAGGACGAAGACGCCCTGCGCAAGGAGCTGACCCAGCACGTGCGCAAGGAAATCGGTCCTATTGCCACGCCGGACAAGATCCAGTTCTCGCCGGGCCTGCCGAAAACCCGCTCGGGCAAGATCATGCGCCGCATCCTGCGCAAGATCGCCGAAGACGAGTTTGGTGCACTGGGCGATACCTCGACGCTGGCCGATCCGGGCGTCGTGGACGACCTGATCGAAAATCGCCAGAACAAGAAATAA
- a CDS encoding DUF1674 domain-containing protein codes for MSEKTESPQNVDKRTFEDLPPAAQRALKEAEARRAAEKANEAPREIGGRGGKDPARFGDWEIKGRSIDF; via the coding sequence ATGAGCGAAAAAACCGAAAGCCCGCAAAACGTCGACAAGCGCACGTTCGAAGACCTGCCGCCTGCTGCCCAGCGCGCATTGAAGGAAGCTGAAGCGCGCCGCGCTGCCGAAAAGGCAAACGAAGCGCCCCGCGAAATCGGTGGTCGCGGCGGCAAGGACCCCGCCCGTTTCGGCGATTGGGAGATCAAGGGTCGGTCGATCGATTTCTAA
- the htpX gene encoding zinc metalloprotease HtpX, translated as MNMTKTAMLIALMTVMFMSIGYLLGGGGGMMIALVIAVTMNLFGYWNSDKMVLRMYNAQEVDERSAPDYYRMVSGLAANAGLPMPKVYIIHEDQPNAFATGRNPENAAVAATTGLLNRLTPEEVAGVMAHELAHVQNRDTLTMTIVATLAGAISMLGNFAFFLGGNRENGNGIMGVVGTILAMIVAPFAAMIVQMAVSRTREYAADKRGAEICGNPLWLSSALGKIARGAKAIPNEEAEHNPATAHMFIINPLSGRGADNLFSTHPDTDNRIAALEQMAAEMGIRSAGMAPRAAAPSQSSGPWGNAGGNSNGGSGYRGPWS; from the coding sequence ATGAATATGACAAAAACTGCCATGCTGATCGCCCTCATGACGGTCATGTTCATGAGCATCGGCTATTTGCTGGGCGGCGGCGGCGGCATGATGATTGCGCTTGTGATTGCAGTCACCATGAACCTGTTCGGCTACTGGAACTCCGACAAGATGGTGCTGCGCATGTACAATGCGCAGGAAGTGGATGAGCGCAGCGCACCGGACTATTACCGCATGGTGAGTGGGCTCGCCGCCAATGCGGGCCTTCCGATGCCGAAGGTCTACATTATCCATGAAGACCAGCCGAACGCTTTTGCCACGGGCCGCAATCCCGAAAATGCTGCCGTTGCAGCCACGACTGGCCTCCTCAACCGCCTGACGCCGGAAGAAGTCGCAGGCGTGATGGCGCACGAGCTGGCGCACGTCCAGAACCGCGACACACTGACCATGACCATCGTCGCAACGCTTGCCGGTGCCATATCCATGCTCGGCAATTTTGCCTTCTTCCTGGGCGGCAATCGCGAGAACGGCAACGGCATTATGGGTGTGGTCGGCACCATTCTCGCCATGATCGTCGCGCCCTTTGCCGCGATGATCGTGCAGATGGCCGTCAGCCGCACCCGCGAATATGCCGCCGACAAGCGCGGTGCGGAAATCTGCGGAAATCCGCTGTGGCTGTCCTCGGCGCTGGGCAAGATCGCGCGCGGCGCCAAGGCCATCCCGAACGAGGAAGCCGAACACAACCCGGCAACCGCGCATATGTTCATCATCAATCCCTTGAGCGGACGTGGTGCGGACAATCTTTTCTCGACACACCCTGATACCGATAACCGCATCGCCGCACTTGAACAGATGGCTGCCGAAATGGGCATCCGCTCCGCTGGAATGGCACCGCGTGCCGCTGCCCCTTCCCAAAGCAGCGGTCCATGGGGTAATGCAGGCGGTAACAGCAATGGCGGTTCCGGTTATCGGGGGCCGTGGTCCTAA
- a CDS encoding RsmB/NOP family class I SAM-dependent RNA methyltransferase, with amino-acid sequence MNDKKPAPKRGNKKPQMNTNAADLRPGLAARLCAARLLGAVIEKNTSLDGLTDNTHGHPQYLALEPRDRALVRAILGSALRNRGSIERAINKRLDRPLPENAVALKHLLHVAIAQIFYLNLPDHSAVDLAVEAANADPRNRKYAGLVNALLRRLSRNKERALAHTLEPETNVPEWFAKSITDAYGAEKAAAILAMHAYEPPIDFTVKGDAKAWAEKLGGVALPNGSVRLQTVEGNLTDLPGFAEGDWWVQDVAASLPARLMGDIKGKRVADLCAAPGGKTAQLVLQGANVTALDLSENRLKRLRGNLERLGFEAKTVATNLMDFQPDELFDAVLLDAPCSSTGTVRRHPDVPWTKTPQDIAKLAELQGKLLAHAATLVKPGGVIVFSNCSLHPLEGEEMARKAAENPLLEPFPITEQDCPSLNGLLDGLVTAEGFLRSTPADLPPDRFEGNPHMAGMDGFFAARFKRRA; translated from the coding sequence GTGAACGATAAAAAGCCCGCGCCGAAGCGTGGAAATAAAAAGCCGCAAATGAACACCAATGCCGCAGACCTGCGCCCCGGTCTGGCGGCGCGTTTGTGTGCGGCACGCCTTCTTGGCGCGGTAATCGAAAAGAACACCTCGCTCGACGGCCTGACCGACAATACGCACGGCCATCCGCAATATCTGGCGCTGGAGCCGCGCGACCGCGCGCTGGTTCGCGCCATTCTGGGTTCTGCGCTCCGCAATCGCGGCAGCATCGAACGCGCCATCAACAAGCGTCTGGACCGGCCATTGCCGGAAAACGCCGTGGCGCTGAAACATCTTCTGCATGTCGCCATCGCCCAGATTTTCTATCTCAATCTGCCCGATCATTCCGCCGTCGATCTGGCGGTGGAAGCGGCCAATGCCGATCCGCGCAATCGCAAATATGCCGGTCTCGTCAATGCGCTGCTGCGTCGCCTTTCGCGCAACAAGGAACGTGCTCTCGCCCACACGCTTGAGCCCGAAACCAATGTGCCGGAGTGGTTTGCCAAAAGCATCACCGACGCCTATGGCGCGGAAAAAGCAGCAGCCATTCTTGCCATGCATGCCTATGAGCCGCCGATCGATTTCACGGTCAAGGGTGACGCAAAGGCATGGGCCGAAAAGCTCGGTGGCGTCGCACTGCCCAACGGTTCGGTGCGCCTGCAAACGGTCGAAGGCAATCTCACCGACCTGCCCGGCTTTGCCGAAGGCGACTGGTGGGTGCAGGATGTGGCCGCGAGCCTGCCTGCGCGCCTGATGGGTGATATCAAGGGCAAACGGGTTGCCGATCTGTGCGCCGCCCCCGGCGGCAAGACGGCGCAGCTCGTACTTCAGGGCGCCAATGTGACCGCGCTCGACCTTTCCGAAAATCGGCTGAAGCGCCTGCGCGGCAATCTGGAACGTCTCGGCTTCGAGGCGAAGACCGTTGCCACCAATCTGATGGATTTCCAGCCGGACGAACTGTTCGATGCCGTGCTTCTGGATGCGCCCTGCTCTTCCACCGGCACTGTGCGCCGTCATCCGGATGTGCCTTGGACCAAGACGCCGCAGGACATAGCAAAGCTTGCCGAACTTCAGGGCAAACTTTTGGCGCACGCGGCCACTCTGGTCAAACCCGGCGGCGTAATCGTCTTTTCCAATTGTTCGCTGCACCCGCTCGAAGGCGAGGAAATGGCACGCAAGGCAGCGGAAAATCCGTTGCTGGAACCTTTCCCGATCACGGAGCAGGATTGCCCCAGTCTGAACGGGCTTCTGGATGGGCTGGTCACAGCAGAAGGCTTTCTGCGATCCACTCCGGCAGACTTGCCGCCGGATCGTTTTGAAGGCAATCCGCACATGGCTGGCATGGACGGCTTCTTCGCGGCCCGCTTCAAGCGCCGGGCCTGA
- a CDS encoding heparinase II/III family protein, translating into MTNDTEKDRVAVALSETPHLWGLAVAQAWRKFSRRLRMGPLYRWRFTGFTPDRILIAPPDLRVADPQLAQEFYHGRFALAGRLVETGGLSPFAVEPPTPEWEAALQSFGWLRHLKSANSELATANARALVDDWMRMFGKRIGGIAWSPEVTAQRIIAWLQHSNLILSGAELPAYRRFMRSLAMQVRYLRTVAAAMDDGEERLRARIALAFAALALPVSPPTARAARRNLEYELKRQILPDGGHISRNPVTVLELLADLLPLRQTYANGTEAPPKALIEAVERMLPALRFFRHQDGSLALFNGVGPTMPERIISVLRHDETAGSPLTHAPYSGYERLSMGSTTIIADTGLPPPVTASRDAHAGCLAFEMSSGRQRYIVNSGIDRFGPPEFRPLGRSTAAHSTATINDTSSCRFSLNAGLSNMIGTPIIAGPTRVQRDRIEEMGRQGFVASHDGYARLFGIYHERRLVLSHNGSVIQGADRFYRGDGRPLKANGRDNIAVRFHLHPSVDISFDENGLIVLSADRDDTWVFSCFEVAPQLEDSIFFAGFRGPVTSKQIVLSFPASELPEVNWQFSRVALGSYV; encoded by the coding sequence ATGACAAACGATACGGAGAAAGACCGGGTGGCAGTCGCCCTCAGCGAAACCCCACATCTTTGGGGACTGGCCGTTGCACAGGCTTGGCGCAAATTCAGCCGCCGTCTGCGCATGGGGCCGCTTTATCGCTGGCGCTTCACCGGCTTCACCCCCGACCGTATCCTGATCGCACCGCCTGATCTGCGCGTAGCAGACCCGCAATTGGCACAGGAATTCTATCATGGCCGTTTTGCGCTGGCCGGTCGTCTGGTCGAAACCGGCGGATTGTCGCCTTTCGCCGTCGAACCGCCAACGCCAGAATGGGAAGCAGCGCTTCAGAGTTTCGGCTGGCTGCGTCATTTGAAAAGCGCCAATAGCGAACTGGCAACCGCCAATGCGCGTGCGCTCGTCGATGACTGGATGCGCATGTTCGGCAAGCGGATCGGCGGCATCGCCTGGTCACCGGAAGTCACTGCCCAACGCATCATCGCCTGGCTTCAACATTCGAACCTTATTCTGTCAGGCGCCGAACTTCCCGCCTATCGCCGCTTCATGCGCTCGCTTGCCATGCAGGTGCGTTATCTGCGCACCGTTGCCGCCGCCATGGATGATGGCGAGGAACGGTTGCGCGCCCGCATCGCATTGGCATTCGCCGCTCTGGCTCTGCCTGTTTCGCCGCCGACTGCACGCGCCGCCCGGCGCAATCTCGAATATGAGCTGAAACGCCAGATCCTGCCCGATGGCGGGCATATCTCGCGCAATCCCGTTACGGTTCTGGAACTGCTGGCCGATCTTCTGCCGCTCCGCCAGACCTATGCCAACGGCACGGAAGCACCGCCCAAGGCGCTGATCGAAGCCGTCGAGCGCATGTTGCCAGCCCTGCGTTTCTTCCGTCATCAGGATGGCAGCCTTGCGCTTTTCAACGGCGTTGGCCCGACCATGCCGGAACGCATCATCTCGGTTCTCAGGCATGACGAGACTGCCGGATCGCCGCTGACCCATGCGCCCTATTCCGGCTATGAACGGCTCTCGATGGGTTCGACCACCATCATCGCCGATACCGGACTGCCGCCGCCGGTCACAGCTTCGCGGGATGCCCATGCCGGCTGCCTCGCCTTCGAAATGTCCTCCGGGCGCCAGCGCTATATCGTCAATTCCGGTATTGACCGTTTCGGTCCGCCGGAATTTCGTCCATTAGGCCGTTCCACGGCTGCGCACTCCACGGCCACCATCAACGACACCTCATCGTGCCGCTTCAGCCTCAATGCGGGTCTCTCCAACATGATCGGCACGCCGATCATTGCAGGACCAACCCGCGTGCAGCGTGACCGGATCGAGGAAATGGGACGACAGGGCTTTGTTGCCAGCCATGACGGCTATGCGCGCCTGTTCGGCATCTATCACGAACGTCGCCTTGTGCTGTCGCACAATGGCAGCGTCATTCAGGGCGCCGACCGCTTCTATCGCGGCGATGGCCGTCCGTTGAAGGCGAACGGACGCGACAATATCGCGGTGCGTTTCCATCTGCATCCATCGGTCGATATTTCCTTCGATGAGAACGGATTGATCGTTCTGTCGGCGGATCGCGACGATACCTGGGTCTTCTCCTGTTTTGAAGTTGCGCCGCAACTGGAAGATTCGATCTTCTTTGCGGGCTTCCGCGGCCCCGTGACATCGAAGCAGATCGTGCTCTCCTTCCCGGCTTCCGAATTACCGGAAGTGAACTGGCAGTTCAGCCGCGTCGCACTTGGCAGTTACGTATAA